One region of Halohasta litchfieldiae genomic DNA includes:
- a CDS encoding ATP synthase subunit A codes for MSQATQQDVGNGVIESVSGPVVTARDLDARMNDVVYVGDEGLMGEVIEIEGNITTIQVYEETSGVGPGEPVENTGEPLSVDLGPGMLDAIYDGTQRPLDVLEEKMDSAFLDRGVDAPGIDLEKLWEFEPTAEVGDDVEPGDVIGTVEETVTITHKVMVPPDYEGGEITAIESGEFNVDETVAELDSGEEVTMHQEWPVREARPSVEKKTPRKPLVSGQRVLDGLFPIAKGGTAAIPGPFGSGKTVTQHQLAKWADADIVVYVGCGERGNEMTEVIEDFPELEDPKTGNPLMARTSLIANTSNMPVAARESCIYTGITIAEYYRDMGYDVALMADSTSRWAEAMREISSRLEEMPGEEGYPAYLAARLSQFYERAGYFENINGSEGSVSVIGAVSPPGGDFSEPVTQNTLRIVKTFWALDADLAERRHFPSINWNESYSLYREQLDPWFEDNVTEDWSEIRQWAIDVLDEEAELKEIVQLVGKDALPDDQQLTLEIARYLREAYLQQNAFHPTDTFCPPEKTYLILTAAKTLNDEAFDALDAGVPVEDLTSLESAPQINRIGVQEEYEEYVADLKDDLTEEIRGMY; via the coding sequence ATGAGTCAAGCAACGCAACAGGACGTCGGCAACGGCGTCATCGAAAGCGTCAGTGGGCCGGTCGTTACCGCCCGCGATCTCGACGCCCGGATGAACGACGTCGTCTACGTCGGCGACGAAGGGCTGATGGGTGAGGTTATCGAGATCGAAGGCAACATCACGACGATTCAGGTCTACGAGGAGACCTCGGGCGTTGGCCCGGGCGAGCCTGTCGAAAACACAGGCGAGCCGCTGTCGGTCGACCTCGGTCCCGGTATGCTGGACGCCATCTACGATGGTACTCAGCGCCCACTCGACGTGCTGGAAGAGAAGATGGATAGCGCGTTTCTCGACCGCGGTGTCGATGCCCCCGGTATCGACTTGGAGAAACTGTGGGAGTTCGAACCAACTGCCGAGGTCGGCGACGACGTCGAACCCGGCGACGTGATCGGTACCGTCGAGGAGACGGTCACGATCACACACAAGGTCATGGTGCCACCGGACTACGAGGGCGGCGAAATCACCGCCATCGAATCCGGCGAGTTCAACGTCGACGAGACGGTTGCCGAACTCGATAGCGGCGAAGAAGTCACCATGCATCAGGAGTGGCCCGTCCGAGAGGCCCGACCATCCGTCGAAAAGAAGACGCCCCGGAAACCGCTCGTTTCCGGCCAGCGTGTGCTCGATGGCCTGTTCCCGATTGCGAAAGGTGGAACGGCCGCAATTCCTGGTCCGTTCGGATCGGGGAAGACGGTCACCCAACACCAGCTCGCCAAATGGGCCGACGCGGACATCGTCGTCTACGTCGGCTGTGGTGAGCGTGGCAACGAGATGACTGAGGTAATCGAGGACTTCCCAGAGCTGGAAGATCCGAAAACGGGCAACCCGCTGATGGCCCGAACCTCGCTCATCGCCAACACGTCGAACATGCCCGTCGCAGCACGTGAGTCCTGTATTTACACGGGAATCACCATCGCTGAGTACTACCGCGACATGGGGTACGACGTGGCACTGATGGCCGACTCCACCTCGCGGTGGGCCGAGGCCATGCGGGAGATTTCGTCCCGACTCGAAGAGATGCCCGGTGAGGAAGGCTACCCGGCCTACCTCGCAGCGCGTCTCAGCCAGTTCTACGAGCGAGCCGGCTACTTCGAGAACATCAACGGCAGCGAAGGGTCTGTGTCTGTCATCGGCGCAGTCTCGCCACCCGGCGGCGACTTCTCCGAGCCAGTCACCCAGAACACGCTGCGTATCGTCAAGACGTTCTGGGCGCTGGATGCTGACCTCGCAGAGAGGCGGCACTTCCCATCGATCAACTGGAACGAGTCGTATTCGCTCTACCGCGAACAGCTCGATCCATGGTTCGAAGACAACGTCACCGAGGACTGGTCGGAGATCCGCCAGTGGGCAATCGATGTCCTCGACGAAGAGGCGGAGCTCAAAGAGATCGTCCAGCTGGTCGGTAAGGACGCCCTGCCCGACGACCAGCAGCTGACACTCGAGATCGCTCGCTACCTGCGTGAGGCGTATCTCCAGCAGAACGCCTTCCACCCGACGGACACGTTCTGCCCGCCGGAGAAGACCTACCTCATCCTCACCGCGGCCAAAACGCTCAACGACGAGGCGTTCGACGCCCTCGACGCTGGCGTTCCTGTCGAGGACCTGACCTCGCTTGAGTCGGCCCCACAGATCAACCGGATCGGTGTCCAAGAGGAGTACGAAGAGTACGTTGCAGACCTCAAAGACGACCTTACCGAAGAGATTCGGGGGATGTACTAA
- a CDS encoding glycerophosphodiester phosphodiesterase encodes MTSGNPNGGLTTVSGHRTVAEPNVIAHRGFAGIYPENTVAAVEGSVADGRASTVEVDVMPTADGEIVVFHDDDLSRLTNAPDSVSGTNIWELPYDRITGYSVLGTTQSVPLLTDVLAAIPPEFSINIELKNPGCEKLRFAETLDEAALDAATDRWRSFVGSVVDLATDSDHELLVSSFYEGALAAIREIDPSIPIASVFYDSVDTGLELSRRYDVEAIHPPWNMVTGSTLPDAPVSGSFDDVDLVDIAHEEGRQVNAWTVTTWHQAAELQQAGVDGVITDYPGVCTAQRPPADAPSTPQSASE; translated from the coding sequence GTGACATCGGGGAACCCGAACGGGGGGCTTACGACCGTATCTGGGCACCGGACGGTAGCCGAACCGAACGTGATCGCACACCGTGGCTTCGCTGGTATCTATCCTGAAAACACCGTGGCCGCAGTCGAAGGCTCGGTGGCCGACGGACGGGCATCGACAGTCGAGGTCGACGTGATGCCGACCGCCGATGGCGAGATCGTGGTGTTTCACGACGACGACCTCTCTCGGCTGACAAATGCACCGGACTCGGTGTCGGGCACTAATATCTGGGAGCTACCCTACGACCGAATTACTGGCTACAGCGTGCTGGGAACGACGCAGTCGGTCCCACTGTTGACCGACGTGTTAGCAGCGATCCCGCCGGAGTTCAGCATTAATATCGAATTAAAAAACCCCGGCTGTGAGAAGTTACGGTTTGCCGAAACATTGGACGAAGCTGCACTCGATGCGGCGACCGACCGCTGGCGAAGCTTCGTTGGGAGCGTGGTTGATCTCGCGACTGACAGTGACCACGAGCTGCTCGTCTCATCGTTTTATGAGGGGGCGCTGGCTGCGATCCGCGAGATCGACCCCTCAATCCCGATTGCCTCGGTGTTTTATGATTCCGTCGACACGGGGCTGGAACTCAGTCGACGGTACGATGTCGAGGCGATTCATCCGCCGTGGAATATGGTAACCGGGAGTACGTTGCCTGACGCGCCGGTTTCGGGCTCGTTCGACGACGTCGACCTCGTCGACATCGCCCATGAGGAGGGACGACAGGTCAATGCGTGGACCGTGACGACGTGGCATCAGGCTGCCGAACTCCAGCAGGCCGGCGTCGACGGAGTTATCACCGACTATCCGGGTGTCTGCACCGCTCAGCGG
- a CDS encoding glycosyltransferase, producing MERPPTSVILPTVRQTAVIDHIADQLVGPDDELLVVCDTEADPIANEVDSFPDRVRLVVAGEPVGCSGKANAIAAAMEDACHNRLVWTDDDFHHPPEWLADLQVDYDRQGPTTEVPFFIGRDPLSTLLEPMYMMGATAGLTLINKPWGGAVIFERDDLDEAAFLNHLRQTVSDDGLLGAYLDVTPVKRVRRVGVGGTVGESLERNTRFMQIVQYFSPYPNVTVPLAAFYFACCLLFPLPSAVVSTAGMAMVYAYFGVFRWTVLLTYPALIAQFPLLLYSFGRSFVWGGRRYHWPERFEVVVDA from the coding sequence ATGGAGAGGCCACCGACGAGCGTTATTCTGCCGACAGTGCGGCAGACAGCTGTGATCGACCATATCGCCGATCAGCTCGTCGGCCCGGACGACGAACTGCTCGTCGTCTGTGACACGGAGGCAGATCCCATCGCCAACGAGGTCGACTCGTTTCCGGATCGCGTGCGGCTTGTGGTCGCTGGTGAACCAGTAGGCTGTTCGGGCAAGGCCAACGCCATCGCCGCCGCGATGGAGGACGCATGCCACAACCGGCTGGTGTGGACTGATGACGACTTTCACCACCCGCCAGAGTGGCTTGCCGATCTGCAGGTCGACTACGACCGGCAGGGGCCGACGACGGAGGTGCCGTTTTTCATCGGTCGCGACCCGTTGTCGACGCTGCTGGAACCGATGTACATGATGGGGGCGACCGCGGGACTCACACTTATCAATAAACCATGGGGTGGTGCGGTCATCTTCGAGCGTGACGACCTCGATGAGGCGGCCTTTTTAAATCATCTCCGGCAGACAGTCAGCGACGACGGATTGTTGGGGGCATACTTGGACGTAACGCCGGTCAAGCGAGTCCGGCGGGTCGGAGTTGGCGGCACGGTCGGCGAGAGTCTCGAACGAAATACGCGGTTTATGCAGATCGTCCAATACTTTTCACCGTATCCGAACGTGACCGTCCCGCTGGCAGCCTTTTATTTCGCCTGCTGTCTGCTGTTTCCACTGCCGTCGGCTGTGGTGTCGACCGCTGGGATGGCGATGGTCTATGCGTATTTCGGGGTTTTTCGGTGGACAGTACTCCTGACGTATCCGGCACTCATCGCCCAGTTTCCGTTGTTGCTCTACAGCTTTGGTCGGAGTTTCGTCTGGGGCGGTCGACGCTACCACTGGCCCGAGCGATTCGAGGTGGTAGTCGACGCCTAA
- a CDS encoding V-type ATP synthase subunit F — translation MSQEIAVIGSPDFTTGFRLAGVREFENVPNDQKDEELDAAVERVLDDEDVGIIVMHDEDLEYLSRGARKAVETSVEPTLVTLGGGAGSGGLRGQIKRAIGIDLMEEED, via the coding sequence ATGAGCCAAGAAATTGCCGTGATCGGCAGTCCGGATTTCACCACCGGCTTTAGGCTCGCTGGCGTCCGTGAGTTCGAAAACGTCCCCAACGATCAGAAGGACGAGGAACTCGACGCTGCGGTCGAGCGTGTCCTCGACGACGAGGACGTGGGGATTATTGTCATGCACGACGAAGACCTTGAGTACCTCTCGCGTGGGGCACGCAAGGCCGTCGAGACGAGCGTCGAGCCGACGCTTGTCACCCTTGGTGGCGGTGCTGGCAGCGGTGGACTACGCGGACAGATCAAACGAGCCATCGGAATCGATCTGATGGAGGAAGAAGACTAA
- a CDS encoding sugar phosphate isomerase/epimerase family protein, which produces MTSTRVGFVTQTHTGAVTPIESIQWAADLGYDFVEIYMDGASERTRLDREAITEALEQSGVDCSVHLPFVDLDLGTPRNKVREGSIRELRACLDAAADLGAEKAVLHASTHATEPEWSERTTKPRILASVRELEAYATARGIELCVENLPDNIYSIHTIEEVLAETDASLTVDTGHARVSGFSPADTAAFLDEHRDRVSHIHVNDARQARDEHVPVGSGTTDFETIFAPLESNWEGTFSVEAYTFDKAYMELSKAKLDACLGS; this is translated from the coding sequence ATGACCAGTACACGCGTCGGGTTCGTCACCCAGACACATACCGGAGCGGTGACGCCCATCGAGTCGATCCAGTGGGCCGCCGATCTGGGCTACGATTTCGTCGAGATCTATATGGACGGGGCCTCCGAGCGCACCCGGTTGGACCGAGAGGCGATCACCGAGGCTCTCGAACAAAGTGGCGTCGACTGTTCGGTTCATCTCCCCTTTGTCGACCTTGATCTCGGGACGCCCAGAAACAAGGTCCGAGAGGGGTCGATCCGGGAGCTTCGGGCCTGCCTGGATGCGGCGGCAGATCTCGGCGCCGAGAAGGCAGTCCTCCACGCCAGCACTCATGCCACCGAACCCGAGTGGAGCGAGCGGACCACCAAACCCCGAATCTTGGCCTCCGTACGGGAGCTCGAAGCCTACGCGACCGCCCGGGGGATCGAACTCTGTGTGGAGAATCTTCCGGACAACATCTACTCGATCCATACTATCGAGGAGGTACTGGCCGAAACCGACGCCTCGCTGACCGTCGACACTGGTCACGCACGAGTGTCGGGCTTCTCGCCGGCTGACACCGCCGCGTTCCTTGACGAGCATCGGGACCGGGTTTCGCATATTCACGTCAACGACGCCCGGCAGGCACGCGACGAACACGTGCCGGTTGGCTCGGGGACGACCGATTTCGAGACCATCTTCGCGCCTCTCGAATCCAACTGGGAGGGAACCTTTTCGGTCGAAGCTTACACGTTTGACAAGGCGTATATGGAGTTGAGTAAGGCAAAACTCGACGCATGTCTCGGCTCCTAA
- a CDS encoding peptidylprolyl isomerase, which translates to MLAGCTGDSPAATDGSDSTDSSDATDGSQLDGTQRATLQTSMGEITVDLYGDRAPQTVDNFVGLATGSKEWTDPETGETVDGEPLYDDVLFHRVIEGFMIQTGDRTGTGRGGPGYQFDDEFHEELSHDSPGTLSMANSGPDTNGSQFFITLEAVPQLDGRHSVFGQVTNGMDVVREIGSVETDENDRPVDPVVLESVSVDTE; encoded by the coding sequence CTGCTTGCTGGCTGTACCGGCGACAGTCCTGCGGCGACTGACGGCTCGGATTCGACCGACAGTTCGGACGCGACTGACGGCTCACAGTTGGATGGGACGCAGAGGGCAACCCTCCAGACGAGCATGGGCGAAATCACAGTCGACCTCTACGGCGACCGAGCACCCCAAACAGTCGACAACTTCGTTGGCCTCGCAACCGGCTCAAAGGAGTGGACCGATCCGGAAACCGGCGAGACGGTCGACGGCGAACCCCTCTACGATGACGTGCTGTTCCACCGCGTCATAGAGGGCTTTATGATCCAGACTGGCGACCGAACCGGCACCGGACGCGGCGGCCCCGGCTACCAGTTCGACGACGAGTTCCACGAGGAGCTCAGCCACGACAGCCCCGGGACGCTATCGATGGCCAACTCCGGCCCCGATACTAACGGCTCGCAGTTCTTTATCACGCTTGAGGCAGTGCCACAGCTCGACGGTCGACACTCAGTGTTCGGGCAGGTCACAAACGGCATGGATGTTGTCCGCGAAATCGGGTCGGTTGAGACTGACGAGAATGATCGACCGGTTGACCCGGTGGTTCTCGAATCGGTCTCGGTCGACACCGAATAA
- a CDS encoding CDP-glycerol glycerophosphotransferase family protein, which translates to MSRLLTRLGRFRSWLVDRWNRLTSWRSSLDLLWQWLLYLIVERLSTLWNRDQRLWVFGARGGTEFVDNSKYLYLWVAANDPSIRAVWLSKNETVVETLQQHGYEAYHAHSLRGRILTLRAGVVFVTQGLRDVHMGSTAGATLVQLWHGLPLKTIAWDAEWADQPWPVRRCHRYMASEIDLVTAPSTAAIEPLASGLGIDPERFVVTGYPRTDVFADAVEDAALTVDTDLIERIETRASESSVVFYLPTYRGDGESFVEAFDADAVGTALADSEAHLYVKAHPHEPVPNAASHPRIHWLPASVDPYLVLPHADVLLTDYSSVYFDYLAVDRPIVFFAYDRASYTATRGFYFDYDAVTPGEIVTDADALPAALTAALDAATGGTDPYAVDRQQLLTQFCTATSGNASQAVHATVRALLSDEFQPTTTVSATNN; encoded by the coding sequence ATGTCTCGGCTCCTAACTCGACTGGGTCGATTCCGAAGCTGGCTCGTCGACCGCTGGAACCGACTCACTTCGTGGCGGTCGTCTCTGGATCTGCTGTGGCAGTGGCTCCTGTATCTGATCGTCGAACGACTGTCGACGCTCTGGAACCGCGACCAACGGCTCTGGGTGTTCGGTGCGCGTGGCGGTACAGAGTTCGTCGACAACTCGAAATATCTGTATCTGTGGGTTGCTGCCAACGATCCCTCGATTCGGGCAGTCTGGCTGAGCAAAAACGAGACTGTCGTCGAGACGCTCCAACAGCATGGGTACGAGGCCTATCACGCCCACTCATTGCGGGGCCGTATTCTCACCCTTCGGGCCGGTGTCGTGTTTGTCACCCAAGGATTGCGGGACGTTCATATGGGCTCTACTGCGGGTGCAACACTCGTCCAGCTTTGGCACGGGCTTCCACTCAAAACGATTGCGTGGGATGCTGAGTGGGCCGACCAGCCGTGGCCCGTCCGGCGGTGTCACCGATATATGGCGAGTGAGATCGATCTCGTCACTGCGCCGTCGACTGCGGCCATCGAGCCGCTTGCATCAGGACTCGGCATTGATCCCGAGCGATTCGTCGTGACGGGGTATCCACGTACGGATGTGTTTGCCGATGCTGTCGAAGATGCAGCACTGACCGTCGACACTGATCTCATCGAACGTATCGAAACCCGTGCCAGTGAGAGTTCGGTCGTGTTCTACCTCCCGACCTACCGGGGTGATGGAGAGTCGTTCGTTGAAGCCTTCGACGCCGATGCAGTTGGCACCGCACTTGCAGACAGCGAAGCCCACCTCTACGTCAAGGCTCACCCTCACGAGCCGGTACCCAACGCCGCGAGCCATCCACGGATTCACTGGCTTCCCGCCTCGGTCGACCCGTACCTCGTGTTACCCCACGCCGACGTGTTACTCACTGACTACTCGTCGGTATACTTCGATTACTTGGCGGTCGACCGGCCCATCGTCTTTTTCGCCTACGACCGGGCGTCCTACACTGCCACTCGTGGGTTCTACTTCGACTACGATGCGGTAACACCCGGTGAGATCGTCACCGACGCCGACGCACTTCCAGCGGCGCTCACTGCTGCACTCGACGCCGCAACCGGGGGTACTGATCCGTACGCAGTCGACCGCCAGCAACTCCTGACGCAGTTCTGTACGGCAACTTCAGGCAACGCATCGCAGGCGGTGCATGCAACTGTTAGGGCACTCCTTTCTGATGAATTCCAACCGACAACGACTGTCTCAGCAACAAACAACTGA
- a CDS encoding ATP synthase subunit B, with amino-acid sequence MKEYQTINEISGPLVYAEVDEPIGYDEIVEIETDDGRTLRGQVLESSDGLVAIQVFEGTSGIDRKASVRFLGETLKMPVTEDLLGRVMDGTGQPIDGGPEIVPESREDIIGSAINPFSREYPEEFIQTGVSAIDGMNTLVRGQKLPIFSASGLPHNDLALQIARQATVPEEEEGDEDDDGSEFAVVFGAMGITQEEANEFMKDFERTGALERSVVFTNLADDPAVERTVTPRLALTTAEYLAFEKDYHVLVILTDMTNYCEALREIGAAREEVPGRRGYPGYMYTDLATLYERAGRIEGREGSVTQIPILTMPGDDDTHPIPDLTGYITEGQIYVDRDLNSQGVKPPVNVLPSLSRLMDDGIGEGLTREDHADVSDQMYAAYAEGEDLRDLVNIVGREALSERDNKYLDFADAFEGEFVQQGYDTNRSIDDTLTLGWDLLSELPKTELNRIDEDLIDEYYQEDEGETVDATAD; translated from the coding sequence ATGAAAGAGTATCAGACTATCAACGAGATCAGTGGCCCGCTCGTCTACGCCGAAGTCGACGAGCCGATTGGCTACGACGAGATCGTCGAAATCGAGACCGACGACGGCCGCACGCTGCGCGGTCAGGTGCTCGAATCTAGCGACGGCCTGGTCGCGATTCAGGTCTTCGAAGGAACCAGCGGGATCGACCGCAAGGCCTCGGTTCGGTTCCTCGGCGAGACCCTCAAAATGCCTGTCACCGAAGATCTGCTCGGTCGAGTGATGGACGGAACGGGACAGCCAATCGACGGCGGTCCCGAGATCGTCCCCGAGTCCCGCGAGGACATTATCGGGTCGGCGATCAACCCCTTCTCGCGAGAGTATCCCGAGGAGTTCATCCAGACGGGTGTTTCGGCCATCGACGGCATGAACACCCTCGTGCGGGGCCAGAAGCTGCCGATCTTCTCGGCATCCGGTCTGCCGCACAACGATCTGGCACTCCAGATCGCCCGTCAGGCAACCGTGCCTGAAGAAGAGGAAGGCGACGAAGACGACGACGGCAGCGAGTTCGCCGTGGTCTTCGGTGCGATGGGGATTACCCAGGAAGAGGCAAACGAGTTCATGAAGGACTTCGAGCGTACTGGAGCCCTTGAGCGCTCGGTTGTCTTCACCAACCTCGCGGACGACCCCGCAGTCGAGCGGACGGTCACGCCGCGACTCGCACTCACCACCGCCGAATACCTCGCCTTCGAGAAGGATTACCACGTGCTGGTGATCCTCACCGACATGACCAACTACTGTGAGGCGCTCCGAGAGATCGGTGCCGCACGTGAGGAGGTCCCGGGTCGACGTGGCTACCCCGGTTACATGTACACTGACTTGGCAACGCTCTACGAGCGAGCCGGTCGAATCGAAGGCCGTGAGGGCTCTGTCACGCAGATTCCGATCTTGACTATGCCCGGCGACGACGACACCCACCCGATCCCCGATCTGACGGGGTACATTACGGAGGGACAGATCTACGTCGACCGTGACCTCAACAGTCAGGGCGTCAAGCCCCCGGTCAACGTGCTGCCGAGCCTCTCGCGGCTGATGGACGACGGTATCGGCGAGGGTCTCACTCGTGAGGACCACGCCGACGTGTCGGACCAGATGTACGCGGCCTACGCCGAGGGTGAGGACCTTCGGGACCTCGTGAACATCGTCGGCCGAGAGGCACTCAGCGAACGGGACAACAAGTATCTCGACTTCGCGGATGCCTTCGAGGGCGAGTTCGTCCAGCAGGGGTACGACACCAATCGTTCGATTGACGATACCCTGACGCTCGGCTGGGACCTGCTCAGCGAGCTGCCGAAAACCGAACTCAACCGGATCGACGAGGACCTGATCGACGAGTACTATCAGGAAGACGAAGGCGAAACCGTCGACGCGACCGCCGACTGA